From Mediterraneibacter butyricigenes, a single genomic window includes:
- a CDS encoding ABC-F family ATP-binding cassette domain-containing protein, whose protein sequence is MILACQNIKKSFGEDVIVSSGSFHIEDREKAALVGPNGAGKSTILKMIVGELPSDGGDILLAKGKTLGYLAQHQEMNTGATIYEEVRSAKEPIFAMERKIRQLETDMKHLTGEELSGTLEQYNRLVSQFELENGYACESEIIGVLKGLGFEESEFGKHVNTLSGGQKTRVSLGKLLLTKPDIILLDEPTNHLDLNSIAWLETYLLNYPGAVLIVSHDRFFLNRIVTKVIDLDYGELRMYMGNYKAYSEKKQQIRDAKIKEYLNQQQIIKHQEQVIEKLKSFNREKSIKRAESREKMLEKMERIEKPLEDSDGMHFSLEPSVVSGNDVLKVEHLSKRFDDQVLFTDVSFEISRGEHVAVIGDNGTGKTTLLKIINQVTDANEGSFVLGSNVDIGYYDQEHHVLHPDKTIFEEISDDYPNLNNTKIRNTLAAFQFTGDDVYKLIRELSGGERGRVSLAKLMLSKSNFLILDEPTNHLDIQSKEILEEALNQYTGTVLYVSHDRYFINQTAHRILELTNQTFVNYIGNYDYYLEKKETMTANLLSSSAGSGAVSKETTVSEKEDSASKLSWQEQKEQQALERKRKNQLEKTEARISELETRDQEIDESMLLEEVYSNSVKCQELSKEKAAIAEELEELYLQWEELAE, encoded by the coding sequence ATGATACTGGCATGTCAGAATATAAAAAAATCTTTTGGGGAAGACGTGATCGTTTCTTCCGGATCATTTCATATAGAAGACAGAGAGAAAGCCGCACTGGTCGGACCAAACGGCGCCGGCAAATCCACGATTCTTAAGATGATCGTCGGGGAACTCCCTTCCGACGGCGGAGATATCCTGCTTGCAAAGGGAAAGACTCTTGGATACCTGGCCCAACATCAGGAAATGAATACCGGAGCCACCATCTACGAAGAGGTTCGTTCTGCAAAAGAACCGATCTTCGCAATGGAGCGAAAGATCCGCCAACTCGAAACCGATATGAAACACCTGACTGGCGAAGAACTTTCCGGTACTCTGGAACAGTACAACCGACTGGTGTCTCAGTTTGAACTTGAAAATGGATACGCCTGTGAAAGTGAGATCATCGGGGTTTTAAAAGGTCTCGGCTTTGAAGAATCCGAATTTGGCAAACATGTCAACACCCTGTCCGGCGGTCAGAAAACCCGCGTATCTCTCGGAAAACTTCTGCTCACAAAACCAGATATTATTCTGTTGGATGAGCCTACTAACCACCTGGATTTAAATTCTATCGCATGGCTGGAGACTTATCTGTTAAATTATCCCGGAGCCGTTCTGATCGTCTCCCACGACCGTTTTTTCCTGAACCGGATCGTAACCAAGGTCATCGATCTGGATTACGGAGAGCTTCGGATGTATATGGGAAATTATAAAGCTTATTCCGAAAAAAAACAGCAGATCCGGGATGCAAAAATAAAAGAATATCTGAACCAGCAACAGATCATCAAACACCAGGAACAGGTCATTGAGAAATTAAAATCTTTCAACCGCGAGAAATCCATCAAGCGTGCGGAAAGCCGTGAAAAAATGCTGGAAAAGATGGAGCGGATTGAAAAACCACTGGAAGATTCCGATGGCATGCATTTTTCACTGGAGCCCTCCGTTGTCAGCGGAAATGATGTGCTGAAAGTCGAACATTTAAGCAAACGATTTGACGATCAGGTACTTTTTACCGATGTATCCTTTGAAATTTCCCGCGGAGAACATGTGGCCGTCATCGGCGACAACGGAACCGGAAAAACCACGCTTTTAAAAATTATCAATCAGGTGACCGATGCAAACGAAGGCAGTTTTGTTCTGGGTTCCAACGTGGACATTGGTTATTATGATCAGGAGCACCATGTTCTTCATCCGGACAAAACGATTTTTGAAGAAATCTCCGATGATTATCCGAATCTGAACAATACTAAGATCCGCAATACACTGGCAGCATTTCAGTTTACAGGAGATGACGTCTATAAACTGATCCGTGAATTAAGCGGTGGCGAACGTGGTCGGGTTTCTCTTGCAAAATTAATGCTTTCCAAATCCAATTTCCTGATTCTGGATGAGCCTACCAACCATTTGGATATCCAGTCCAAGGAAATTCTGGAAGAAGCCCTGAATCAATATACCGGAACGGTTCTGTATGTATCACATGACCGTTATTTCATCAATCAGACTGCCCATCGAATCCTGGAGCTGACCAATCAGACCTTTGTAAATTACATTGGAAATTATGATTACTATCTGGAGAAAAAAGAGACGATGACCGCAAATCTTCTCTCTTCTTCCGCAGGATCCGGTGCTGTTTCAAAAGAAACAACTGTTTCCGAAAAAGAAGATTCTGCTTCAAAATTGTCCTGGCAGGAACAGAAAGAGCAACAGGCGTTAGAGCGCAAGCGGAAAAATCAGTTAGAAAAGACGGAAGCCCGCATCAGCGAACTGGAAACACGGGATCAGGAGATCGACGAGAGCATGCTTCTCGAAGAAGTATACAGCAATTCCGTAAAATGCCAGGAACTCTCGAAAGAAAAAGCTGCGATTGCTGAAGAACTGGAAGAACTGTATCTCCAGTGGGAAGAATTGGCGGAGTAA
- a CDS encoding GntR family transcriptional regulator produces the protein MAEMQDYSLSARVFQKIREDIIAGKYAEHDELREITIGKELGVSRTPVREALRQLELEGLVTIIPNKGAYVSGITPKDVHDIYCMRSYLEGLCARWATKYITPEQISKLEEIILLSEFHTKPENTVNAQQVTNLDGQFHAVMYEASNSKILSHTMMDFHKYVQNARKKSVVSEERARKSIREHKLILRAIKDKDADLAEQLANEHILHVMQNLKMEP, from the coding sequence ATGGCGGAAATGCAGGATTATTCCTTAAGTGCCAGAGTGTTCCAGAAAATCCGGGAAGATATCATTGCCGGGAAATATGCGGAACACGATGAATTAAGAGAAATTACGATCGGAAAAGAACTGGGAGTCAGCAGAACTCCGGTCAGGGAGGCCTTAAGACAGTTGGAACTGGAAGGGCTGGTGACCATTATTCCGAATAAAGGAGCCTATGTCAGTGGAATCACACCGAAAGATGTTCACGACATTTATTGTATGAGGTCGTATCTGGAGGGATTATGCGCCAGATGGGCCACGAAATATATTACACCGGAACAGATCAGCAAACTGGAAGAGATTATTTTACTGTCGGAATTTCATACCAAGCCGGAAAATACGGTGAATGCACAGCAGGTTACAAATCTGGACGGACAGTTTCATGCGGTCATGTATGAGGCATCCAACAGTAAAATCTTAAGTCATACCATGATGGATTTTCATAAATATGTGCAGAATGCCAGAAAGAAATCGGTGGTATCGGAGGAGAGAGCAAGAAAATCGATCCGCGAACACAAGCTGATCCTTCGCGCAATCAAGGACAAGGATGCAGATCTGGCGGAACAGCTTGCAAATGAACATATTCTTCACGTGATGCAGAATTTGAAAATGGAACCCTAG
- a CDS encoding beta/alpha barrel domain-containing protein has protein sequence MENRKVYLNHHTNLLELEEHMYPLVDVDTPNVFRNLFHYDEIPKIAFNDRIVPHHMPDEIWITDTTFRDGQQSRAPYTSEQIVTIYDYLHRLGGPKGKIRQSEFFLYSKKDRDAVYKCLEKGYEFPEVTSWIRANKKDFELVKEIGLKETGILVSCSDYHIFYKLKMKRSEAMKHYLSIVRECLETGIRPRCHLEDITRSDIYGFVIPFCVELMKLMNEYQIPIKIRVCDTMGYGVNYPGAVIPRSIPGIIYGLMVHAGVPSELIEFHGHNDFYKAVNNSTTSWLYGACGVNCSMFGIGERTGNTPLEAMVFEYAQLRGTLDGMDTRVITELAEYYEKELGYHIPPATPFVGKNFNVTRAGIHADGLLKNEEIYNVFDTAKFLDRPPLVSVSNTSGIAGIAHWINTYYKLKGDAQVTKESPLVVELKKWVDVQYDEGRVTVLTDHELVDKINEISETMKIDF, from the coding sequence ATGGAAAATCGTAAAGTTTATCTGAATCATCATACAAATCTTCTGGAACTGGAAGAGCACATGTATCCGCTGGTAGATGTGGATACACCAAATGTGTTCCGAAATCTGTTTCATTATGACGAAATTCCAAAGATCGCATTTAATGATCGAATCGTGCCGCATCATATGCCGGATGAAATCTGGATCACAGATACCACGTTCCGGGACGGACAGCAGTCCCGTGCTCCTTATACATCGGAACAGATCGTGACAATTTATGACTACCTGCACAGACTGGGAGGCCCGAAAGGAAAGATTCGTCAGTCGGAATTCTTCCTGTACAGCAAGAAAGACAGAGATGCAGTTTATAAATGTCTGGAGAAAGGATATGAATTCCCGGAAGTCACAAGCTGGATCCGTGCCAATAAAAAGGATTTCGAACTTGTAAAAGAAATCGGATTAAAAGAAACCGGTATTCTGGTAAGCTGTTCCGATTATCACATTTTCTATAAATTGAAGATGAAACGTAGTGAGGCCATGAAACATTACCTGTCGATTGTCAGAGAATGTCTGGAAACAGGAATCCGTCCGAGATGCCACCTGGAAGATATCACACGTTCGGATATTTACGGATTTGTAATTCCGTTCTGCGTAGAGCTGATGAAACTGATGAACGAATATCAGATTCCGATCAAGATTCGTGTCTGTGATACCATGGGCTACGGAGTGAATTATCCGGGAGCTGTGATCCCGAGGTCCATTCCTGGTATTATCTATGGTTTGATGGTTCATGCGGGAGTGCCGAGTGAGCTGATCGAGTTCCATGGACACAATGATTTTTATAAGGCAGTCAACAATTCTACAACATCCTGGCTTTACGGTGCCTGCGGAGTCAACTGTTCTATGTTTGGTATCGGAGAGAGAACCGGAAATACCCCGCTTGAGGCTATGGTATTTGAATACGCACAGCTTCGCGGAACTCTGGATGGCATGGATACCAGAGTGATCACAGAACTGGCAGAATATTATGAGAAAGAACTGGGATATCATATTCCGCCGGCAACGCCGTTTGTAGGAAAGAACTTTAATGTAACCCGTGCAGGAATCCATGCAGATGGTCTTCTGAAGAATGAGGAGATCTACAATGTGTTTGATACTGCAAAATTCCTGGACAGACCACCGCTCGTATCGGTATCCAACACTTCAGGTATTGCGGGAATTGCTCATTGGATCAATACTTATTACAAGCTGAAAGGCGATGCACAGGTTACGAAAGAATCTCCGCTGGTTGTGGAACTGAAGAAATGGGTAGATGTTCAATATGATGAAGGAAGAGTCACTGTATTGACAGATCACGAACTTGTAGATAAAATTAATGAAATCAGCGAAACTATGAAGATTGATTTCTAA
- a CDS encoding YebC/PmpR family DNA-binding transcriptional regulator: protein MSGHSKFANIKHKKEKNDAAKGKIFTKIGRELAVAVKEGGGPDPNNNSRLRDVIAKAKSNNMPNDTIERNIKKAAGEGAADNYEHITYEGYGPNGTAIIVKTLTDNKNRTASNVRNAFTKGNGNVGTPGCVSFMFDEKGQIIVDKEECEMDSDDLMMAALDAGAEDFAEEEESYEIITAPEDFSEVRLKLEEEGIPMISAEVTMIPQTWVDLTDEEDIRNIQKTLDLLDEDDDVQDVYYNWNE, encoded by the coding sequence ATGTCAGGACATTCTAAATTTGCAAATATTAAGCATAAAAAGGAAAAAAATGATGCTGCAAAGGGCAAGATTTTTACAAAGATTGGACGTGAGCTTGCCGTTGCAGTAAAAGAAGGTGGCGGACCGGATCCGAACAACAACAGCCGTCTTCGTGATGTGATTGCAAAGGCAAAGTCCAATAACATGCCGAACGATACTATCGAGCGAAACATCAAAAAAGCTGCAGGTGAAGGTGCGGCAGATAACTATGAGCACATTACATATGAAGGATATGGACCGAACGGAACTGCAATCATCGTAAAGACACTGACAGACAATAAGAACCGTACCGCATCCAATGTCCGTAATGCATTTACAAAAGGAAACGGAAATGTAGGAACTCCGGGATGTGTGTCCTTTATGTTTGATGAAAAAGGACAGATTATCGTAGATAAAGAAGAATGTGAGATGGATTCTGACGACCTGATGATGGCTGCTTTGGATGCAGGTGCAGAAGATTTTGCAGAAGAGGAAGAAAGCTACGAGATCATTACCGCACCGGAGGATTTCAGTGAGGTTCGTTTGAAACTGGAAGAAGAAGGAATCCCGATGATCAGCGCAGAAGTGACCATGATTCCTCAGACATGGGTGGATCTGACGGATGAAGAAGACATCCGCAACATTCAGAAAACTCTGGATCTTCTGGATGAAGATGATGACGTACAGGATGTATACTATAACTGGAATGAATAA
- a CDS encoding type II toxin-antitoxin system PemK/MazF family toxin, translating to MQIRRGDIFYADLSPVIGSEQGGIRPVLIIQNDVGNRHSPTVICAAITSKMNKSKLPTHIEISAKEYHIVKNSVILLEQIRTIDKQRLREYVCHVDYSFMKKIEEALKISLEIST from the coding sequence ATGCAAATCAGACGGGGAGATATATTTTATGCGGATTTAAGTCCGGTGATCGGTTCCGAACAGGGAGGAATCCGACCGGTACTGATCATTCAGAATGATGTGGGAAACCGACACAGTCCGACCGTGATCTGTGCGGCAATCACATCCAAAATGAATAAATCCAAGCTGCCGACGCATATAGAGATCAGCGCAAAAGAATATCATATTGTAAAGAATTCGGTGATCCTTCTGGAACAGATCCGAACCATCGACAAACAAAGACTTCGGGAATATGTCTGTCATGTGGATTATTCTTTTATGAAGAAAATTGAAGAGGCCTTGAAAATCAGTCTGGAGATTTCTACATAA
- the alr gene encoding alanine racemase, which yields MKLHERVYAEINLDHIAYNMEQMHQNIPSDTKMIGVIKTDGYGHGAVEVAGVLEKLNYVWGYAVATLDEALELAKNGIRKPALVLGCIFEDGYDMMLDHEIRVNVYMEEQAEAISRLAQENHKTAYIHIKLDTGMGRLGFPIDEDSVDTICRIAKLPNLELEGIFTHFAKADETPRDYTDQQHEKFQWMIDKLAEKGVRFPLCHCDNSAGLIDYPEYSHDMVRAGISLYGLYPSDEVGTEHVDLKPAMKLLSHIAFVKTIPAGTSISYGGTFVSEKEMRVATIPVGYGDGYPRGLSNKGYVLIHGRKAPILGRICMDQFMVDVTEIPDAKFGDLVVLVGTDGEEEIRVEDLSELSGRFPYEFICCLGKRIPRIYVAESITC from the coding sequence ATGAAACTTCACGAAAGGGTTTATGCGGAAATTAATCTGGATCATATTGCATATAATATGGAACAGATGCATCAGAATATTCCTTCTGATACAAAAATGATCGGAGTCATCAAAACGGATGGATATGGTCACGGTGCAGTAGAGGTGGCCGGTGTACTGGAAAAGCTGAATTATGTCTGGGGATACGCAGTCGCCACACTGGATGAGGCGCTGGAGCTTGCCAAGAACGGGATCCGTAAACCGGCACTGGTTCTTGGCTGTATCTTTGAAGACGGATATGATATGATGCTGGATCATGAGATCCGTGTCAATGTCTATATGGAGGAGCAGGCGGAGGCGATTTCCAGGCTTGCGCAGGAAAATCATAAAACGGCATATATCCATATCAAACTGGATACCGGAATGGGAAGACTTGGTTTTCCGATAGATGAAGACAGTGTTGATACAATCTGTCGGATTGCAAAGCTTCCGAATCTGGAACTGGAAGGGATTTTCACACATTTTGCAAAGGCCGATGAAACACCGCGGGATTATACGGATCAGCAGCATGAAAAATTCCAGTGGATGATCGACAAACTGGCAGAAAAAGGAGTGCGCTTCCCGCTTTGTCACTGTGACAACAGCGCCGGGCTGATTGATTATCCGGAGTACAGTCATGATATGGTGCGTGCAGGAATCTCCCTCTATGGACTTTATCCTTCAGATGAGGTGGGCACAGAGCATGTAGATTTAAAACCGGCTATGAAATTACTGAGCCATATTGCATTTGTTAAGACAATTCCTGCCGGGACATCCATCAGTTACGGAGGAACCTTTGTTTCAGAAAAGGAGATGCGGGTGGCAACGATACCGGTTGGTTATGGAGATGGATATCCCCGTGGATTATCCAACAAGGGTTATGTACTCATTCATGGAAGGAAAGCACCGATTCTTGGACGAATCTGTATGGATCAGTTTATGGTAGATGTGACGGAGATCCCGGATGCAAAATTCGGAGATCTGGTTGTTTTAGTGGGAACAGACGGGGAAGAAGAAATCCGGGTAGAAGATTTAAGCGAATTAAGCGGACGTTTTCCATATGAATTTATCTGTTGTCTCGGAAAACGAATCCCGAGGATCTACGTGGCAGAGAGTATTACCTGCTGA
- a CDS encoding NADP-dependent isocitrate dehydrogenase, which yields MDKIKMTTPIVEMDGDEMTRILWAMIKKDLLEPFIDLKTEYYDLGLEHRNETNDQVTIDSANATKKYKVAVKCATITPNAARMKEYDLKEMWKSPNGTIRAILDGTVFRAPIVVKGIEPNVKSWKAPIAIARHAYGDVYKGVEMKIPGAGKVELVYTAENGTQTKEVVHEFDGPGIVQGLHNVNKSIESFARSCFNYALDTKQDLWFSTKDTISKKYDHTFKDIFQEIYDAEYKGKFEAAGIEYFYTLIDDAVARVMKSEGGFIWACKNYDGDVMSDMISSAFGSLAMMTSVLVSPEGYYEYEAAHGTVQRHYYKHLKGEETSTNSVATIFAWTGALRKRGEMDGNQELMAFADKLEKATLDTIEAGEMTKDLALITTIENPTVLNSKEFIKAIASRL from the coding sequence ATGGACAAGATTAAGATGACAACACCGATCGTAGAGATGGATGGGGACGAGATGACAAGAATTCTCTGGGCAATGATCAAAAAAGATTTGCTGGAGCCATTTATCGATCTGAAGACCGAATATTATGATCTGGGCCTGGAACATAGAAATGAAACCAATGACCAGGTGACTATCGATTCAGCAAATGCGACCAAGAAATATAAAGTTGCAGTAAAATGTGCAACGATCACACCGAATGCTGCCAGAATGAAGGAGTATGATCTGAAAGAAATGTGGAAGAGCCCGAACGGTACGATCCGTGCGATTCTGGATGGAACCGTATTCAGGGCACCAATCGTTGTAAAGGGAATCGAACCGAATGTAAAATCCTGGAAAGCACCGATCGCAATCGCAAGACATGCCTATGGAGATGTGTATAAGGGTGTGGAGATGAAGATTCCGGGTGCAGGTAAGGTAGAACTGGTCTACACAGCAGAAAACGGAACTCAGACAAAAGAAGTGGTACATGAATTTGACGGACCTGGAATTGTACAGGGACTTCACAATGTGAACAAGTCCATCGAAAGCTTTGCAAGAAGCTGCTTCAACTATGCATTGGATACCAAACAGGATCTCTGGTTCTCTACCAAGGATACGATCTCCAAGAAGTATGACCACACCTTTAAAGACATTTTCCAGGAGATTTACGACGCAGAATACAAGGGAAAATTCGAAGCTGCAGGCATTGAATATTTCTATACTCTGATTGACGATGCAGTTGCCCGTGTTATGAAATCCGAAGGTGGATTTATCTGGGCATGCAAGAACTATGACGGAGATGTAATGAGTGATATGATTTCTTCTGCGTTTGGATCTCTTGCAATGATGACTTCCGTACTGGTATCTCCGGAAGGATATTATGAGTACGAAGCTGCACATGGAACCGTTCAGAGACATTATTATAAACATCTGAAAGGGGAAGAAACATCCACCAACTCTGTTGCAACCATCTTTGCATGGACCGGTGCACTCAGAAAACGTGGAGAAATGGATGGAAATCAGGAACTGATGGCATTTGCAGACAAGCTGGAAAAGGCAACTCTGGATACCATTGAAGCCGGAGAGATGACAAAAGACCTGGCATTGATTACCACCATTGAGAATCCGACTGTATTAAACAGCAAAGAATTTATCAAGGCAATCGCTTCCAGATTGTAA
- a CDS encoding redox-sensing transcriptional repressor Rex, whose product MEEREISQAVIGRLPRYHRYLGELMADGVERISSNELSKRMKVTASQIRQDLNNFGGFGQQGYGYNVKYLYNEIGKILGLDQIHNMIIIGTGNLGQALANYAAFGDRGFILKGLFDVNPRLQGVAIRGVQVRLMDELEDFLKKNQIEIAVLTIPKTKALEVANTLVNNGVRAIWNFAHIDLNLPEDVIVENVHLSESLMKLSYNISRYNGEHEKN is encoded by the coding sequence GTGGAAGAGAGAGAGATTTCCCAGGCAGTCATCGGCAGACTTCCGAGGTATCACAGATATCTTGGTGAACTGATGGCTGACGGAGTGGAGCGCATTTCATCAAATGAGCTCAGTAAAAGAATGAAAGTAACTGCATCTCAGATCCGTCAGGATTTGAATAATTTTGGTGGTTTCGGTCAGCAGGGTTACGGATATAATGTAAAATATCTTTACAATGAGATCGGTAAGATCCTCGGACTGGATCAGATTCATAATATGATTATTATCGGAACTGGTAATCTGGGACAGGCGCTGGCTAATTATGCAGCTTTCGGAGACAGAGGATTTATCCTGAAAGGATTGTTTGATGTGAACCCGAGACTTCAGGGTGTGGCAATCCGAGGTGTTCAGGTTCGTCTGATGGACGAACTGGAAGATTTCCTGAAGAAAAATCAGATTGAAATTGCTGTGCTTACAATTCCGAAGACGAAAGCACTGGAAGTTGCCAACACACTGGTGAACAACGGTGTGCGTGCGATCTGGAATTTTGCACACATTGATCTGAATCTCCCGGAGGATGTCATTGTTGAAAATGTTCATCTGTCGGAGAGTCTGATGAAATTGTCTTATAATATCAGCCGTTACAACGGAGAACATGAAAAGAACTGA
- a CDS encoding NAD(P)H-hydrate dehydratase: MRYLPTGKKMGEADRHTIDGIGIPSLVLMERAALQCLHVIAARQIDTGNVLIVCGSGNNGGDGFALARLFLEKGVHPTVTFVGKEASRSEECTTQMEIFKTLGGEIFSEIPEKDYTLVVDAIFGVGLSREISGRYATILETMNQLKGIKLAMDIPSGVSAENGQILGIGFRADYTVSMQCEKLGTVLFPGKEYAGEVFAVPIGIDETYFTKQKEVVRTCDRKDLKSVLPRRLMNSHKGTYGKVLLIAGSEGMSGAAFFSAAAAYGIGAGLVKIYTPESNRQVLQQLLPEAIITTYEKESVSSVTEWADVIGIGPGLSKGKKAAEILETVLTQAEVPCVIDADGLNLLAEQNRLELLKTRKQATVLTPHMKEMSRLLGGKPVAEIQTGRFEILKKFVEEYSVTCVLKDARTLVMKQDEHPYLNTTGNQAMAKGGSGDVLTGVITGLLAQRISAYDAAITGVFLHGMAGDQAKKEKGSYGVLARDLIHEIEYCERWQ, translated from the coding sequence ATGCGTTATCTTCCGACAGGAAAAAAGATGGGAGAAGCAGATCGTCATACCATAGACGGAATCGGGATTCCTTCTCTGGTTCTGATGGAACGGGCTGCATTGCAGTGTCTCCATGTTATAGCAGCAAGACAGATAGATACAGGGAATGTTCTGATTGTATGCGGATCCGGTAATAATGGAGGAGACGGATTTGCATTGGCCAGACTTTTTCTGGAAAAGGGAGTCCATCCGACCGTGACTTTTGTGGGGAAGGAAGCTTCCAGAAGTGAAGAGTGCACCACGCAGATGGAGATTTTTAAGACACTGGGTGGCGAGATCTTTTCTGAAATCCCGGAGAAAGACTATACGCTGGTGGTGGATGCTATTTTTGGAGTCGGACTTTCCAGAGAAATTTCCGGACGTTACGCTACGATCCTGGAAACCATGAATCAGTTGAAAGGTATCAAGCTGGCAATGGACATTCCATCCGGTGTTTCGGCGGAGAACGGACAGATTCTGGGGATTGGATTTCGTGCAGATTATACAGTTTCCATGCAGTGTGAAAAACTGGGAACTGTTCTGTTTCCCGGAAAAGAATATGCCGGAGAGGTATTTGCGGTTCCGATTGGGATCGATGAAACTTATTTCACAAAACAAAAAGAAGTGGTGAGAACCTGTGACAGAAAAGATCTGAAATCCGTTCTGCCCAGACGCCTCATGAATTCACACAAAGGAACTTACGGAAAAGTCCTTTTGATTGCCGGAAGCGAGGGAATGTCCGGGGCTGCATTTTTCAGTGCGGCGGCAGCTTACGGAATCGGAGCAGGTCTGGTTAAGATCTATACACCGGAGAGCAACCGTCAGGTCTTGCAGCAACTGTTACCGGAAGCAATTATAACTACCTATGAAAAAGAGTCTGTATCGTCCGTGACAGAATGGGCAGATGTGATCGGAATCGGACCGGGACTTTCAAAAGGAAAGAAAGCGGCAGAGATTCTGGAAACCGTGCTGACACAGGCAGAGGTTCCCTGTGTCATCGATGCGGACGGACTGAATCTTCTGGCAGAACAGAATCGACTGGAGTTACTGAAGACACGAAAGCAAGCGACGGTTCTTACGCCTCATATGAAAGAAATGAGCAGGCTTCTTGGCGGAAAACCTGTTGCTGAGATTCAGACAGGACGCTTTGAAATCCTGAAGAAATTCGTGGAAGAATATTCGGTAACCTGTGTGCTAAAAGATGCACGGACACTGGTAATGAAACAGGACGAGCATCCTTATCTGAACACAACCGGAAATCAGGCGATGGCAAAAGGCGGATCCGGGGATGTATTAACCGGTGTCATTACAGGTCTTCTGGCACAGAGAATATCTGCGTATGATGCGGCGATTACCGGCGTGTTTTTACATGGAATGGCAGGAGATCAGGCAAAAAAAGAAAAAGGATCTTACGGAGTACTTGCCAGAGACCTGATCCATGAGATAGAATATTGTGAACGCTGGCAATAA